Proteins from a genomic interval of Pseudomonadota bacterium:
- a CDS encoding metalloregulator ArsR/SmtB family transcription factor translates to MDQKNQEYCHCRIIHTERVENARRTALSDMEQQRLTNTYKAMGDSTRLKILLALAHEEMCVCDLAAFLDISESAVSHQLRMLRQLYLVISRREGQILYYNLNDDHIRKLLAVGIEHIRE, encoded by the coding sequence ATGGATCAGAAAAACCAGGAGTACTGTCATTGTCGGATCATTCATACTGAACGCGTGGAAAACGCCAGGAGAACCGCCCTCTCGGATATGGAACAGCAGAGACTGACCAATACATATAAAGCGATGGGTGACTCTACCAGGCTCAAGATACTATTAGCCCTTGCCCATGAAGAGATGTGCGTCTGTGACCTTGCGGCCTTTCTTGATATTTCGGAATCTGCAGTCAGTCACCAGTTAAGGATGCTTCGCCAGCTGTACCTCGTAATCAGCCGCAGGGAAGGTCAGATTTTATACTACAACTTGAACGATGACCACATCAGGAAGTTGCTCGCTGTCGGCATTGAACATATCAGGGAGTAA
- a CDS encoding sensor histidine kinase — protein MTQSKMEWEKAFIEYSFDAAVGRLFRGLIHNLNGVGQAFSMQAELLVMMFDQADKTLDIIEKSDSIEEARSHAGILREMIARRSGLTEHLVKEVNVLHDIMRRCSNLMAECRDPGTVQAYKLRDVIRTELEFLSADSFFKHKVRKEVISADNIPALVCHQVALHKILAVLLENASLSMEKGVRPEGEPAKLQIRTSREDDQIRIDIADNGPGVDDALREKIFEPFVSGFSRTGLGLFLGRAIAASLHGEIVFTSQPGSTCFTLKLPLSEVTFD, from the coding sequence GTGACGCAAAGCAAGATGGAATGGGAAAAAGCGTTTATTGAGTATTCTTTTGATGCGGCGGTGGGACGCCTCTTCAGGGGATTGATTCACAACCTCAACGGGGTCGGGCAGGCCTTTTCCATGCAGGCGGAACTACTGGTCATGATGTTTGATCAGGCGGACAAAACTCTGGATATCATTGAAAAGTCGGATTCGATTGAGGAAGCCCGGTCGCATGCAGGGATTCTCAGGGAGATGATTGCCAGGCGTTCCGGGTTGACGGAACATCTGGTCAAGGAGGTCAATGTTCTTCATGATATCATGAGAAGATGTTCAAACCTGATGGCGGAATGTCGTGATCCGGGCACTGTCCAGGCCTATAAATTGAGAGATGTGATCCGGACGGAGCTGGAATTTTTATCGGCCGACAGCTTTTTTAAGCATAAGGTGCGGAAGGAGGTCATTTCGGCAGACAATATTCCTGCCCTTGTCTGTCATCAGGTTGCACTGCACAAGATACTTGCCGTTTTACTTGAGAATGCTTCTCTGTCAATGGAAAAAGGGGTGCGTCCTGAAGGTGAGCCGGCAAAACTGCAGATTAGGACTTCCAGAGAAGATGATCAGATAAGAATTGATATTGCCGACAACGGGCCAGGAGTCGATGATGCTCTCCGGGAGAAGATTTTTGAACCCTTTGTATCAGGGTTTTCCAGAACGGGTCTCGGCCTTTTTCTTGGCAGGGCGATAGCGGCATCTTTGCATGGTGAGATCGTCTTTACGAGCCAGCCGGGAAGTACCTGTTTTACGCTCAAGCTGCCATTGTCAGAGGTGACTTTTGACTGA
- the rsmI gene encoding 16S rRNA (cytidine(1402)-2'-O)-methyltransferase — protein MGAGVLYVVATPIGNLEDITRRAVRILGEVNLIAAEDTRHTRKLLASLGIRTPMISYYKDKEQSRASDVIQRILSGENVALVSDAGTPAISDPGAVLVRLAVENGVRVVPVPGPSALSGAVSIAGLKDNAFVFLGFLPGRKGERVSLLKSIEGQNRAHVFYESPHRIVKSLQDCLEVLGDRRVFIGRELTKLHEETIHAKTSEVIEILTGRDKIRGEFVVVIDGSDESGPGAMQGVDLDGVLVWYRDNSRLSMRDAVRKVAEDLGTARSEVYSTALVIWKKGRKG, from the coding sequence GTGGGGGCCGGAGTTCTTTATGTTGTCGCCACGCCAATTGGTAATCTTGAAGATATCACCAGAAGGGCGGTCCGGATTCTGGGTGAGGTGAACCTGATAGCTGCCGAAGACACCCGTCACACCAGGAAGTTGCTGGCAAGTCTTGGTATCCGGACCCCGATGATCAGTTATTATAAGGACAAAGAACAGTCCCGGGCGAGTGATGTCATCCAGAGGATTCTGTCCGGTGAAAATGTGGCGCTGGTGTCTGACGCCGGGACTCCGGCGATATCCGATCCCGGAGCCGTGCTGGTAAGACTGGCAGTTGAGAATGGTGTCAGGGTTGTGCCGGTTCCGGGGCCGTCGGCTTTGAGTGGTGCAGTAAGTATTGCTGGGCTGAAGGATAATGCCTTTGTTTTTCTGGGGTTTCTCCCGGGGCGGAAAGGGGAGCGCGTGAGCCTTCTCAAGTCAATTGAGGGACAGAATCGGGCTCACGTGTTTTATGAATCCCCGCACCGGATAGTGAAATCCCTGCAGGACTGTCTGGAGGTCCTTGGAGACAGGAGAGTCTTTATAGGACGGGAGCTGACCAAACTGCATGAAGAGACGATACATGCCAAAACAAGTGAGGTGATTGAGATTCTGACAGGCCGGGATAAGATCAGGGGAGAGTTTGTGGTGGTCATCGACGGATCCGACGAATCCGGGCCAGGGGCCATGCAAGGCGTTGATCTTGATGGGGTCCTTGTCTGGTACAGGGACAACTCCCGGCTGTCCATGCGTGATGCGGTAAGAAAAGTTGCAGAGGATCTCGGCACGGCGAGATCCGAGGTCTATTCCACAGCTCTGGTCATCTGGAAGAAAGGCAGAAAAGGGTGA
- a CDS encoding ion transporter has product MRNINSVRKPDSDHAAWRHALHEVIFGTETPAGKMFDLLLIYSIVASVLVVMLDSVSSIRAVYGGLLYGFEWFFTILFLVEYFLRLLSAGSPFRYAISFFGVIDLLAIVPTFLGLVIPAGRYLTVIRILRVLRIFRILKLAQYLGESRQLLMALRASRRKITVFLFAVMVLVVFFGSLMYVVEDVEHGFTSIPRSIYWAIVTLTTVGYGDISPHTSFGQFLAAIIMILGYGIIAVPTGIVTVELNRSHDVRETGRVCVQCNADGHDNDAAYCKYCGSRLS; this is encoded by the coding sequence ATGCGGAATATAAATAGTGTCCGGAAACCGGATAGTGATCACGCTGCATGGCGGCATGCTCTTCATGAGGTCATATTCGGCACCGAGACCCCGGCAGGGAAAATGTTTGATCTCCTGCTGATTTACAGCATTGTTGCCAGTGTGCTAGTGGTCATGCTGGACAGTGTGAGTTCGATCAGGGCTGTTTATGGGGGACTCCTTTACGGTTTTGAGTGGTTTTTTACCATATTGTTCCTGGTCGAGTATTTCCTTCGCCTCTTGAGTGCCGGGAGTCCCTTTCGATATGCAATCAGTTTTTTCGGAGTTATTGACCTCCTGGCAATTGTCCCCACTTTTCTCGGTCTGGTCATCCCGGCCGGCCGATATCTCACGGTGATCAGAATACTGCGGGTTTTAAGGATATTCAGGATTCTGAAACTTGCCCAGTATCTGGGAGAGTCGCGGCAACTTCTCATGGCCCTTCGAGCCAGTCGACGTAAGATTACGGTTTTCCTCTTTGCGGTCATGGTTCTGGTGGTTTTCTTCGGATCGCTGATGTATGTGGTGGAAGATGTGGAGCATGGCTTTACCAGCATTCCCCGCAGTATTTACTGGGCCATTGTGACTCTCACGACCGTAGGATATGGCGACATTTCACCCCATACCAGTTTCGGACAGTTCCTGGCGGCGATTATCATGATTCTCGGGTATGGAATAATTGCTGTTCCCACCGGAATTGTAACCGTTGAACTGAACAGAAGTCATGATGTGAGGGAGACTGGCAGGGTCTGTGTTCAGTGTAATGCCGACGGGCATGATAATGATGCTGCATATTGTAAATATTGCGGCAGTCGGCTCTCCTGA
- a CDS encoding periplasmic heavy metal sensor: MKKVLVVALLVTLAGFTGLQTASAGWGWWGGEGRGNGPGNGPGSCGGPCAEEVSEEDQKARQEFFDATKDLRQQLFDKRSEYADVVNQENPDKEKAAAIWSEMYDLKAQLKEKADGAGFGPGTGKGFGRRAGCDGSGDCYSQNDQSGRGRGNGRGCNGPRW; encoded by the coding sequence ATGAAAAAGGTATTGGTAGTCGCGTTACTGGTTACGCTTGCAGGTTTTACCGGTCTTCAGACGGCGAGTGCCGGCTGGGGCTGGTGGGGAGGTGAAGGTCGTGGAAATGGCCCGGGAAACGGCCCTGGATCATGCGGTGGCCCTTGCGCAGAAGAGGTGAGTGAAGAAGACCAGAAGGCGAGACAGGAGTTCTTTGATGCAACCAAAGATCTGCGCCAGCAGCTTTTTGATAAGCGGAGCGAATATGCTGATGTCGTCAATCAGGAAAATCCTGATAAAGAAAAGGCCGCTGCAATCTGGAGTGAAATGTACGATCTGAAGGCGCAGCTTAAGGAAAAAGCTGATGGTGCAGGATTTGGCCCTGGAACCGGCAAAGGATTTGGACGGAGAGCCGGTTGTGACGGTTCTGGTGATTGCTACTCGCAGAATGATCAGAGTGGACGAGGTCGCGGTAATGGCCGTGGCTGCAATGGTCCCCGCTGGTAA
- a CDS encoding DUF2318 domain-containing protein, with translation MREIIRLLALTAFALVLLVGCNSTSAGSGPLKPVDGEIRLSVSKINDGKAHHFDVIAENGTKVTFFVIRSSDGVLRAAIDACDVCYKAGKGYYQEGDFMVCENCGQKFASTRINIVKGGCNPAPLNRTVEGDKLIIKMKDINDNSWYMKYRLS, from the coding sequence ATGAGAGAAATTATTCGACTTCTGGCCCTGACAGCGTTCGCACTTGTTTTGCTGGTTGGATGTAATTCGACTTCCGCCGGTTCCGGACCTTTGAAACCGGTGGATGGCGAGATCCGACTGTCCGTATCAAAGATCAATGATGGAAAGGCACATCATTTTGATGTGATTGCCGAGAATGGCACCAAGGTGACGTTCTTTGTTATCAGAAGCAGTGATGGAGTTCTGCGGGCGGCCATAGATGCATGTGATGTCTGCTACAAGGCCGGGAAAGGTTACTATCAGGAAGGTGATTTCATGGTCTGTGAGAACTGCGGCCAGAAATTTGCTTCCACCAGAATCAATATCGTTAAGGGCGGATGCAATCCGGCGCCGTTGAATCGAACGGTTGAAGGTGACAAACTGATCATCAAGATGAAGGATATTAATGACAACAGCTGGTACATGAAATATCGTCTTTCATGA
- a CDS encoding RlmE family RNA methyltransferase has translation MKEVQDHYFRKAKKDGYPARSVYKLEEAQNKYRFLTKGGRILDLGCFPGSWSMFASRVVGPSGLVVGVDLNKVTAENRQPGAGIKWLVADIFEDGTVDLVRAVSASFTAVISDMAPRTTGNKWADQQKSLDLSRRALELAVSLLDPDGAFYCKVFEGEDYKDFFNEVKACFRLTRTVKPKSSRPESREVFVLGIGLKK, from the coding sequence ATGAAAGAGGTCCAGGATCATTATTTCAGGAAGGCCAAAAAAGATGGCTATCCGGCCCGCTCGGTCTATAAACTGGAGGAAGCGCAAAACAAATACCGCTTTCTGACCAAAGGGGGGCGGATTCTTGATCTTGGCTGTTTTCCGGGGAGCTGGTCGATGTTTGCTTCCAGAGTCGTTGGTCCTTCCGGTCTGGTAGTGGGGGTTGACCTTAATAAGGTAACGGCTGAAAACAGACAACCCGGGGCTGGGATCAAGTGGCTTGTTGCCGATATATTTGAAGACGGGACGGTGGATCTCGTGCGGGCTGTCAGCGCCTCTTTCACAGCGGTAATCAGTGATATGGCCCCGAGGACAACCGGCAATAAATGGGCCGATCAGCAGAAGTCGCTCGATCTGTCAAGGCGGGCTCTGGAGTTGGCGGTGTCTCTTCTTGACCCTGATGGCGCCTTTTACTGCAAGGTTTTTGAAGGTGAAGACTATAAAGATTTTTTTAATGAAGTGAAAGCCTGTTTCCGTCTTACCAGAACGGTTAAGCCCAAGAGTTCCAGGCCTGAAAGCAGGGAAGTTTTTGTTCTGGGAATTGGGCTGAAAAAATGA
- a CDS encoding YebC/PmpR family DNA-binding transcriptional regulator, which yields MSGHSKWANIKHRKGAADAKKGKVFGKLIKEITVAARMGGGDRDANPRLRSAIAAAKAVNMPKDNVDRAIKKGTGELDGENYDEILYEGYGPGGVAVLVECMTDNRNRTVAEVRSFFSKSGGNLGESGCVGWMFDKKGSILIEKEKIDEEKLMELALEAGAEDVVEEDDVFQVLTEPEKFEAVREALEAEKLEFIEANISMIPKNVVDVGDEKTASQLMRLLDNLEDNDDVQKVHANFDIPDAIMEAIS from the coding sequence ATGTCTGGACATTCCAAGTGGGCTAATATCAAACATCGAAAAGGAGCTGCGGACGCTAAAAAAGGTAAAGTGTTCGGCAAACTGATCAAAGAGATTACTGTTGCGGCAAGAATGGGTGGAGGCGACCGTGATGCCAACCCGAGACTTCGCAGTGCGATCGCTGCGGCAAAGGCAGTGAACATGCCGAAGGACAACGTCGACCGGGCGATCAAGAAAGGTACCGGGGAACTTGACGGTGAGAACTATGATGAAATCCTCTATGAGGGATATGGCCCGGGCGGGGTTGCCGTACTTGTCGAATGCATGACCGATAACCGCAATCGTACGGTGGCTGAGGTCCGCAGTTTCTTTTCAAAATCCGGTGGTAATCTTGGCGAATCGGGATGCGTGGGCTGGATGTTTGACAAAAAAGGGTCAATCCTCATTGAAAAAGAGAAAATCGATGAGGAAAAACTGATGGAACTGGCCCTTGAAGCAGGAGCGGAGGATGTCGTGGAAGAGGATGATGTCTTCCAGGTTCTCACTGAACCGGAAAAATTTGAAGCAGTCCGTGAGGCCCTTGAAGCAGAAAAACTTGAATTCATCGAGGCAAATATTTCGATGATTCCCAAAAATGTGGTTGATGTCGGTGACGAAAAGACAGCGAGTCAACTGATGAGGCTTCTCGACAATCTTGAAGACAACGATGATGTCCAGAAGGTTCATGCCAATTTTGATATCCCCGATGCGATCATGGAGGCGATTTCCTGA
- the ruvC gene encoding crossover junction endodeoxyribonuclease RuvC encodes MRILGIDPGSRVAGYGIIDVVGNRMDYVTCGVIRVKTNTPFPDRLLEIHDGITQVIKNYRPEQAAIEEIFMARNPNSALKLGHARGVLILAGMQKGVSMAEYTARQVKQAVAGYGNADKKQVQHMVRIILSLLKSPSQDAADALAVAICHANHFLSGISRT; translated from the coding sequence TTGCGGATTCTCGGGATTGATCCCGGTTCCAGGGTCGCAGGGTATGGTATTATCGATGTTGTCGGCAACAGGATGGACTATGTAACCTGCGGCGTGATCAGGGTGAAGACCAATACTCCTTTTCCCGACCGTTTACTTGAGATACATGACGGGATCACCCAGGTAATCAAGAACTACAGGCCTGAACAGGCTGCTATCGAGGAAATTTTCATGGCCAGAAATCCGAATTCAGCCCTCAAACTTGGCCACGCTCGCGGGGTTCTGATTCTCGCCGGCATGCAGAAGGGGGTGTCGATGGCCGAATATACCGCCCGTCAGGTAAAGCAGGCGGTCGCCGGGTACGGGAATGCCGACAAAAAACAGGTCCAGCATATGGTCCGGATTATCCTTTCCCTGCTTAAAAGTCCCAGCCAGGATGCAGCAGATGCTTTAGCCGTCGCAATCTGCCATGCCAACCACTTTCTATCCGGAATCTCCAGGACATGA
- the ruvA gene encoding Holliday junction branch migration protein RuvA, with protein sequence MIASLRGILTHKSPEFLVLDVNGVGYQVFFSATGLLALPEVGEELFLHIYTNVREDAIDLYGFADHHEKDMFILLISVSGIGPKLALNILSGMRPADLARSITTGDIHRLTSLHGVGKKTAERLCVELKDKVQFLPVADMGGRAPAAEPSESQLSSDVISALVNLGYSPVSVRKGMEKLRSTLGNDEFDHLSFEELLKQALRLLA encoded by the coding sequence ATGATCGCCAGCCTGAGAGGAATCTTGACCCACAAATCACCGGAATTTCTGGTGCTTGATGTCAATGGCGTGGGATATCAGGTTTTTTTCTCAGCAACCGGACTCCTTGCTTTGCCGGAAGTTGGAGAAGAACTCTTTCTCCATATCTATACCAACGTCCGCGAGGATGCGATCGACCTTTACGGATTCGCGGATCATCATGAAAAAGACATGTTTATTCTTTTGATCAGTGTTTCCGGGATCGGACCCAAGCTCGCTTTGAATATCCTGTCGGGGATGAGACCTGCAGACCTTGCCAGGTCAATAACCACCGGGGACATCCATCGTCTGACCTCCCTGCATGGGGTAGGAAAGAAGACCGCAGAGCGCCTCTGTGTTGAACTGAAAGACAAGGTCCAGTTTCTGCCGGTGGCTGATATGGGGGGGCGGGCGCCTGCTGCCGAGCCATCGGAGAGCCAGTTGAGTTCCGATGTTATCTCTGCTCTGGTCAATCTTGGTTACTCTCCGGTCAGCGTCAGAAAAGGGATGGAAAAGCTTCGTTCCACTCTTGGTAACGATGAGTTTGATCATTTGTCATTTGAAGAGCTGTTGAAGCAGGCCTTAAGGTTGCTGGCATGA
- the ruvB gene encoding Holliday junction branch migration DNA helicase RuvB, with amino-acid sequence MNEEERIISARSGRDEQLDLDLRPRFLSQYIGQEQLKKNLEIGIQAARARNEALDHVLFHGFPGLGKTTLAYVIANEMHANIRVTSGPVIERAGDLAAILTSLQEGDVLFIDEIHRLNHVVEEILYPAMEDFQLDLVIGQGPGARSVKMDLPHFTLVGATTRTGLLTPPLRDRFGVVLRLDFYSVEELVEIVSRSASVLGIPIDDDGAREIGGRSRGTPRIANRLLKRVRDFADVRADGRITLEVADKALDMLAVDPQGLDEMDRRILLTIIDKFQGGPLGIETLATAVCEEKTTLEDVYEPFLIQTGFLIRTPRGRMATRAAYDHFNRPFSGVMAVVEEDFNPRLF; translated from the coding sequence ATGAACGAGGAAGAACGAATTATCAGTGCCAGGTCAGGACGGGACGAGCAGCTTGACCTGGATCTCCGGCCACGTTTTCTGAGTCAGTACATCGGCCAGGAACAGCTGAAAAAAAATCTTGAGATAGGCATTCAGGCTGCCCGGGCCAGAAATGAGGCGCTGGACCATGTTCTTTTTCACGGCTTTCCAGGTCTTGGCAAAACCACTCTTGCCTATGTGATCGCCAACGAAATGCATGCCAATATCCGGGTGACATCCGGTCCGGTCATTGAACGGGCCGGAGATCTGGCCGCCATCCTGACCAGCCTTCAGGAAGGAGATGTTCTTTTTATCGATGAAATTCACAGGCTGAATCATGTGGTCGAAGAGATTCTCTATCCGGCCATGGAAGATTTTCAGCTTGATCTGGTCATCGGCCAGGGACCGGGGGCGAGATCTGTAAAAATGGATCTGCCGCACTTCACGCTGGTCGGCGCTACCACCCGGACCGGCTTGTTGACTCCACCCTTGCGGGACAGGTTCGGAGTGGTTTTGAGACTTGATTTTTACTCGGTTGAGGAGCTGGTGGAAATTGTCAGCCGATCGGCTTCGGTCCTCGGTATTCCGATAGATGATGATGGCGCCCGTGAGATTGGCGGTCGTTCCCGTGGAACACCCAGAATTGCCAACAGGTTGTTGAAGAGGGTCCGTGACTTTGCCGATGTAAGGGCCGATGGCCGGATCACTCTCGAAGTGGCTGATAAGGCCCTCGACATGCTGGCTGTCGATCCCCAGGGGCTTGACGAGATGGACAGAAGAATCCTGCTCACCATCATTGATAAGTTTCAGGGAGGGCCGCTGGGTATCGAGACCCTTGCGACGGCAGTCTGTGAAGAGAAGACCACCCTTGAGGATGTTTATGAGCCATTTCTGATCCAGACCGGTTTTCTGATCAGGACTCCCCGGGGACGCATGGCGACCCGCGCCGCCTATGATCATTTTAACAGGCCCTTTTCCGGGGTGATGGCTGTAGTCGAGGAAGATTTCAACCCCCGGCTTTTTTGA
- the panB gene encoding 3-methyl-2-oxobutanoate hydroxymethyltransferase: MGNDKLTVPDILRMKKNGEKITVLTAYDVSFARMLDGVGVEILLVGDSLGMVVLGYESTVPVTMEEMLHHARAVSRGTRRALIVGDMPFLSYQTDLGRAVYNAGRFIKEAGCDAVKLEGGTEMAGTVQAIVRAGIPVMGHIGLTPQTANQLGGYKVQGRDLDSARKLLQSARDLEHAGAFSLVLECIPAQLAEVISSEIKIPTIGIGAGVHCDGQVLVTHDLLGLFEKFVPSFVKSYARLAPSIKDAVSSYMKEVKNGEYPDSEHSFNMQIDRDDLTENQG, encoded by the coding sequence ATGGGCAATGACAAACTGACTGTTCCCGACATTCTCCGCATGAAGAAAAACGGCGAAAAGATCACCGTGCTGACTGCCTACGATGTCAGTTTTGCCAGAATGCTTGACGGCGTCGGAGTGGAGATCCTGCTGGTCGGTGATTCACTGGGGATGGTCGTTCTCGGGTATGAGTCAACCGTGCCGGTGACCATGGAGGAGATGCTGCATCATGCCCGGGCCGTCAGCCGGGGAACCAGGCGGGCCCTTATTGTCGGCGACATGCCGTTTCTTTCATACCAGACTGATCTCGGCAGGGCCGTTTACAATGCGGGCCGTTTTATAAAAGAAGCGGGGTGTGATGCCGTTAAACTTGAAGGGGGAACCGAAATGGCCGGGACGGTTCAGGCCATCGTCCGGGCCGGAATACCGGTGATGGGACATATCGGTCTCACCCCGCAGACCGCAAATCAGCTTGGCGGGTACAAGGTCCAGGGGCGCGACCTTGATTCGGCCCGGAAACTGTTGCAATCCGCAAGAGATCTTGAACATGCCGGAGCCTTCTCTCTGGTTCTTGAATGCATTCCCGCCCAGCTTGCCGAAGTGATCAGCAGCGAGATAAAGATCCCCACCATCGGTATCGGGGCGGGTGTTCATTGTGACGGTCAGGTGCTGGTCACCCATGATCTGCTCGGTCTCTTTGAAAAATTTGTGCCGAGTTTCGTAAAATCTTACGCGAGGCTTGCACCTTCGATCAAAGACGCGGTATCCTCTTACATGAAGGAAGTAAAAAATGGAGAGTACCCCGACTCTGAACACAGTTTCAACATGCAGATCGATCGAGATGATCTCACAGAGAATCAGGGGTAA
- a CDS encoding MotA/TolQ/ExbB proton channel family protein, whose product MDLATVIGIVSGTIILLIAVLLGGSILLFVNIPSVLIVGGGVVATALIRFGMGDVVNSIKVAMNVFFTKTSNSQQVIQEIVNLANIARKNGLIVLEQQPIEDVFLKKAIMYCVDGHEAEFIEEVLRKEVSLTTERHDLGKKTFSAMGDSAPAFGMIGTLVGLVQMLANMEDPSAIGPAMAVCLLTTLYGAVAANLFFLPIADKLALRSQEEERNRRLIIEGVLGILKGLNPRVMEEYLETFLPPKDRKTEEGKK is encoded by the coding sequence ATGGATCTCGCAACAGTTATAGGTATTGTCAGCGGTACCATCATTCTCCTGATCGCCGTTCTCCTCGGCGGTTCAATATTGTTATTCGTTAATATCCCCTCAGTACTCATCGTTGGTGGCGGAGTTGTCGCCACGGCTCTGATCCGTTTCGGGATGGGTGATGTTGTAAACTCCATCAAGGTGGCGATGAATGTCTTTTTCACCAAAACCAGTAACTCCCAGCAGGTGATTCAGGAGATCGTCAATCTTGCCAATATTGCGAGGAAGAACGGTCTGATCGTTCTGGAGCAGCAGCCCATTGAGGATGTCTTTCTTAAAAAAGCCATCATGTACTGTGTCGATGGGCACGAAGCGGAGTTCATTGAGGAGGTTTTGCGGAAAGAGGTGAGCCTGACCACCGAACGACATGATCTCGGCAAGAAAACCTTTTCCGCCATGGGTGATTCGGCACCGGCCTTTGGGATGATCGGAACTCTGGTCGGCCTGGTCCAGATGCTGGCGAATATGGAAGACCCCTCCGCGATCGGCCCGGCGATGGCGGTCTGTCTGCTTACTACCCTTTATGGCGCAGTTGCCGCCAACCTTTTCTTTCTGCCCATTGCCGACAAGCTCGCGTTGCGCAGCCAGGAGGAGGAAAGAAATCGCCGCCTGATCATTGAAGGGGTGCTGGGCATTTTGAAAGGCCTCAATCCGCGGGTTATGGAGGAATACCTTGAAACATTCCTGCCGCCGAAAGACCGG